The Diospyros lotus cultivar Yz01 chromosome 15, ASM1463336v1, whole genome shotgun sequence genome has a window encoding:
- the LOC127792207 gene encoding uncharacterized GPI-anchored protein At4g28100, whose protein sequence is MSRRMEKLAPRLMICAFFFLLVDPSIAGLLAEPAQPLKPGEYSSPNTVPAFPVQTETPTCRLDLSAELFGGVKDACGQNLDRSRCCPVLAAWLFAAHARTALQVPAASPPASSELPMMPDDSQKCVNSLQTSLQGRNIHIAQPNASCDTVLCFCGIRLHQITSLSCPAAFNVTAHRNATPTAAVRNLERNCRNSSYAGCTKCLGALQKLKSGGKNGSDDGDRANKMFNRDCQLMGLTWLLARNKTAYIPTVSAVLRALMYSAHPPHQSKCSPDQENMPLAVDSLQFEKPDASSSAAPFWFPLLPLFTASLSSVLLLRFVF, encoded by the exons ATGAGCAGGAGAATGGAGAAATTGGCTCCGCGTTTGATGATTTGcgctttctttttcttgctcgTTGATCCGTCAATCGCCGGTTTGCTCGCCGAACCGGCACAACCTCTGAAACCGGGAGAATATTCTTCTCCGAACACAGTCCCGGCATTTCCCGTCCAGACCGAGACGCCGACGTGCCGGCTAGACCTATCGGCGGAGCTCTTCGGCGGCGTGAAGGACGCCTGTGGCCAGAACCTTGACAGGAGCCGCTGCTGCCCCGTGCTGGCGGCATGGCTGTTCGCGGCTCACGCTCGCACGGCGCTCCAGGTCCCGGCGGCTTCTCCGCCGGCTTCCTCCGAGCTGCCGATGATGCCGGACGATTCGCAGAAGTGCGTCAACTCGCTCCAGACCTCGCTGCAGGGCCGCAACATCCACATTGCCCAGCCAAATGCTTCTTGCGACACCGTGCTCTGCTTCTGCGGCATCCGGCTCCACCAGATCACGTCCTTAAGCTGCCCCGCAGCCTTCAACGTCACCGCTCATCGGAATGCGACGCCGACAGCCGCCGTCAGGAATCTCGAGCGTAATTGCCGGAACTCGTCCTACGCCGGATGTACAAAATGCCTCGGAGCTTTACAGAAG CTGAAGAGCGGGGGCAAAAACGGAAGCGATGACGGGGACCGGGCGAACAAGATGTTCAACCGCGATTGCCAGCTCATGGGGCTGACGTGGCTGCTGGCTCGCAACAAGACGGCGTACATCCCCACCGTCTCGGCCGTTCTGCGCGCCCTCATGTACAGTGCGCACCCACCCCACCAGTCCAAGTGCAGCCCCGACCAGGAGAACATGCCACTAGCCGTCGACTCTCTCCAGTTCGAGAAGCCCGATGCGTCGTCATCTGCTGCTCCGTTCTGGTTTCCACTTTTGCCCCTCTTCACCGCCTCGCTTTCTTCCGTGTTACTGCTCCGCTTCGTATTTTGA
- the LOC127792206 gene encoding equilibrative nucleotide transporter 3-like isoform X2 — translation MSINHENMDPVKLEGKFTAMVVCWLLGNGCLFSWNSMLTIGDYYSALFPRYHPARVLTLVYQPFALGTLAVLAYKEATLNTRRRNLFGYILFFISSALVLVVDLASSGKGGIGPYIGICAISGAFGVADAHVQGGMVGDLSFMLPEFIQSFLAGLAASGALTSSLRLITKAAFESSRDGLRKGAILFFAISAFFELLCVLLYAFVFPKLPIVKYYRSKAASEGSKTVSADLVAGGIYSEPGQPQAEEDPKRFERLSNTQLFLQNIDYALDMFLIYALTLSIFPGFLSEDTGAHSLGGWYALVLIAMYNVWDLIGRYIPLVELFKLESRRGLTVAILSRFLLVPAFYFTAKYGDQGWMIMLTSFLGLTNGYLTVCVLTSAPKGYKGPEQNALGNILVLFLLGGIFAGVTLDWLWLIGKGW, via the exons GGCAAGTTTACTGCAATGGTGGTATGTTGGCTTCTCGGTAATGGGTGCCTTTTCTCGTGGAACAGTATGCTAACGATAGGAGATTACTACAGTGCCCTGTTCCCg AGATATCACCCGGCGAGGGTACTTACTCTTGTATATCAACCATTTGCACTTGGAACACTGGCAGTATTAGCATACAAAGAGGCAACATTGAATACTAGGCGAAGGAACCTATTCGGATATATACTGTTTTTCATTAGCTCTGCTTTGGTTCTAGTT GTGGATTTAGCTTCATCTGGGAAAGGAGGAATTGGACCGTACATTGGCATATGTGCCATTAGCGGTGCCTTTGGAGTTGCAGATGCTCATGTTCAGGGCGGAATGGTTGGCGATCTTTCATTCATGCTCCCAGAATTCATTCAA TCTTTCCTTGCTGGTTTGGCTGCATCCGGGGCTCTGACCTCCAGTTTGAGGCTAATTACAAAAGCAGCATTTGAGAGTTCTAGAGACGGCCTGCGCAAAGGAGCAA TTCTGTTTTTTGCTATCTCTGCATTTTTTGAACTGCTATGCGTTCTTCTCTACGCATTTGTGTTTCCAAAGCTACCGATTGTAAAGTACTATCGTTCAAAGGCCGCCTCAGAAGGATCAAAAACCGTCTCAGCTGACCTTGTTGCCGGTGGCATATACAGCGAACCAGGGCAGCCTCAA GCCGAGGAAGACCCTAAACGATTTGAGAGACTAAGCAACACTCAATTGTTCCTACAAAACATCGATTATGCACTTGACATGTTTCTCATATACGCATTGACACTGTCAATTTTCCCCGGATTCTTATCTGAAGATACCGGAGCTCATAGCCTGGGTGGATG GTATGCACTTGTTCTTATAGCGATGTATAACGTGTGGGATCTCATTGGGAGATACATACCGCTTGTAGAACTTTTTAAGTTGGAGTCCAGAAGAGGACTTACAGTAGCAATTCTTTCGCGCTTCTTGCTCGTCCCGGCATTCTACTTCACAGCAAAATACGGGGACCAGGGCTGGATGATAATGCTCACTTCCTTCCTGGGGCTAACCAACGGTTACCTCACCGTCTGTGTCCTTACTTCGGCTCCAAAAGGTTATAAG GGACCAGAACAAAACGCCTTGGGGAATATACTTGTGTTGTTTCTTCTCGGTGGCATATTTGCCGGCGTTACACTCGACTGGCTGTGGCTCATCGGCAAAGGGTGGTGA
- the LOC127792206 gene encoding equilibrative nucleotide transporter 3-like isoform X1 has protein sequence MSINHENMDPVKLEGKFTAMVVCWLLGNGCLFSWNSMLTIGDYYSALFPRYHPARVLTLVYQPFALGTLAVLAYKEATLNTRRRNLFGYILFFISSALVLVVDLASSGKGGIGPYIGICAISGAFGVADAHVQGGMVGDLSFMLPEFIQSFLAGLAASGALTSSLRLITKAAFESSRDGLRKGAILFFAISAFFELLCVLLYAFVFPKLPIVKYYRSKAASEGSKTVSADLVAGGIYSEPGQPQAEEDPKRFERLSNTQLFLQNIDYALDMFLIYALTLSIFPGFLSEDTGAHSLGGWYALVLIAMYNVWDLIGRYIPLVELFKLESRRGLTVAILSRFLLVPAFYFTAKYGDQGWMIMLTSFLGLTNGYLTVCVLTSAPKGYKGPEQNALGNILVLFLLGGIFAGVTLDWLWLIGKGW, from the exons ATGTCTATTAATCACGAAAATATGGATCCCGTTAAACTTGAG GGCAAGTTTACTGCAATGGTGGTATGTTGGCTTCTCGGTAATGGGTGCCTTTTCTCGTGGAACAGTATGCTAACGATAGGAGATTACTACAGTGCCCTGTTCCCg AGATATCACCCGGCGAGGGTACTTACTCTTGTATATCAACCATTTGCACTTGGAACACTGGCAGTATTAGCATACAAAGAGGCAACATTGAATACTAGGCGAAGGAACCTATTCGGATATATACTGTTTTTCATTAGCTCTGCTTTGGTTCTAGTT GTGGATTTAGCTTCATCTGGGAAAGGAGGAATTGGACCGTACATTGGCATATGTGCCATTAGCGGTGCCTTTGGAGTTGCAGATGCTCATGTTCAGGGCGGAATGGTTGGCGATCTTTCATTCATGCTCCCAGAATTCATTCAA TCTTTCCTTGCTGGTTTGGCTGCATCCGGGGCTCTGACCTCCAGTTTGAGGCTAATTACAAAAGCAGCATTTGAGAGTTCTAGAGACGGCCTGCGCAAAGGAGCAA TTCTGTTTTTTGCTATCTCTGCATTTTTTGAACTGCTATGCGTTCTTCTCTACGCATTTGTGTTTCCAAAGCTACCGATTGTAAAGTACTATCGTTCAAAGGCCGCCTCAGAAGGATCAAAAACCGTCTCAGCTGACCTTGTTGCCGGTGGCATATACAGCGAACCAGGGCAGCCTCAA GCCGAGGAAGACCCTAAACGATTTGAGAGACTAAGCAACACTCAATTGTTCCTACAAAACATCGATTATGCACTTGACATGTTTCTCATATACGCATTGACACTGTCAATTTTCCCCGGATTCTTATCTGAAGATACCGGAGCTCATAGCCTGGGTGGATG GTATGCACTTGTTCTTATAGCGATGTATAACGTGTGGGATCTCATTGGGAGATACATACCGCTTGTAGAACTTTTTAAGTTGGAGTCCAGAAGAGGACTTACAGTAGCAATTCTTTCGCGCTTCTTGCTCGTCCCGGCATTCTACTTCACAGCAAAATACGGGGACCAGGGCTGGATGATAATGCTCACTTCCTTCCTGGGGCTAACCAACGGTTACCTCACCGTCTGTGTCCTTACTTCGGCTCCAAAAGGTTATAAG GGACCAGAACAAAACGCCTTGGGGAATATACTTGTGTTGTTTCTTCTCGGTGGCATATTTGCCGGCGTTACACTCGACTGGCTGTGGCTCATCGGCAAAGGGTGGTGA